In the genome of Neofelis nebulosa isolate mNeoNeb1 chromosome 6, mNeoNeb1.pri, whole genome shotgun sequence, one region contains:
- the PI16 gene encoding peptidase inhibitor 16 encodes MHSSGSLLLLLLLLLAATTGPAGALSDDEKRVMVELHNLYRAQASPPAADMLQMRWDEELAAFAKAYAQKCVWGHNKERGRRGENLFAITDEGLDVPLAMEEWHHEREHYNLSAATCDQGQMCGHYTQVVWAKTERIGCGSHFCEKLQGVEETNIHLLVCNYEPPGNVKGKRPYQEGTPCSLCPSGYRCENSLCELIRDPEEAQDLPYLVTEAPSSLATEASSSRKSGIPSSVATENPSSLVTEVSGPLATKALPAVETKAPSPLATEDSLSMATEAPPSLTTEVPSFLATHSPFALDEGPATFPKSTNDPISQLADKEASRTRMPPKTPESSLHPKMFLTGTREPRPHSQKAGKAEAELSPSSEVLASVSPVQDKTGGLPATLDHVGHTSSKSLSNSPNTSATSNAVGGRTLALQSSLPGAEGPEKPSIKSGLKSGPGHIWGPLLGLLLLPLLVLAGIF; translated from the exons ATGCACAGCTCCGGCagtctgctgctgctgctgctgctgctgctggcggcCACCACGGGCCCCGCCGGCGCCCTCAGTGATGATGAGAAACGCGTGATGGTGGAGCTGCACAACCTCTACCGGGCCCAGGCGTCCCCACCCGCCGCTGACATGCTGCAAATG AGGTGGGACGAGGAGCTGGCCGCCTTCGCCAAGGCCTACGCGCAGAAGTGCGTGTGGGGCCACAACAAGGAGCGCGGGCGGCGCGGGGAGAACCTGTTTGCCATCACGGACGAGGGCTTGGACGTGCCGCTGGCCATGGAGGAGTGGCACCACGAGCGCGAACACTACAACCTCAGCGCAGCCACCTGCGACCAGGGCCAGATGTGCGGCCACTACACGCAG GTGGTCTGGGCCAAGACAGAGAGGATTGGCTGTGGCTCCCACTTCTGTGAGAAGCTCCAGGGTGTTGAGGAGACCAATATCCATTTGCTGGTTTGCAACTATGAGCCTCC GGGGAACGTGAAGGGAAAGAGGCCCTACCAGGAAGGGACTCCGTGCTCCCTGTGTCCCTCCGGCTACCGCTGCGAGAACTCCCTCTGTG AACTCATCAGAGACCCGGAGGAGGCTCAGGATTTGCCTTACCTGGTAACTGAGGCCCCATCTTCCCTGGCAACGGAAGCTTCAAGTTCTAGGAAAAGCGGTATCCCTTCTTCCGTGGCAACGGAAAATCCATCCTCCTTGGTAACAGAGGTCTCGGGCCCCCTGGCAACCAAGGCTCTTCCGGCTGTAGAAACCAAGGCCCCGTCTCCCTTAGCAACGGAAGATTCCCTCTCCATGGCAACAGAGGCTCCACCTTCCTTAACAACTGAGGTCCCTTCCTTTTTGGCAACTCACAGCCCCTTTGCCTTGGATGAGGGGCCAGCAACCTTCCCCAAATCGACCAATGATCCCATCTCCCAATTGGCAGACAAAGAGGCCAGCAGGACAAGAATGCCCCCCAAGACCCCAGAGAGTTCTCTGCACCCCAAGATGTTCTTGACAGGGACACGGGAGCCACGACCCCACTCCCAGAAAGCAGGCAAGGCCGAGGCCGAGTTGTCTCCTTCCAGTGAggtcttggcctcagtttctccagtcCAGGACAAGACAGGTGGGCTGCCGGCCACATTGGACCACGTGGGGCACACCTCCTCCAAGTCCCTGTCTAACTCCCCCAATACCTCTGCCACCTCTAATGCCGTGGGTGGGCGAACCCTGGCCCTGCAGTCATCTTTGCCAG gCGCAGAGGGCCCTGAAAAGCCTAGCATCAAGTCAGGGCTGAAGTCGGGCCCTGGTCACATCTGGGGCCCCCTTCTGGGGCTGCTGCTCCTGCCTCTGCTGGTGCTGGCTGGAATCTTCTGA
- the MTCH1 gene encoding mitochondrial carrier homolog 1 isoform X2 — MGASDPEVAPWARGGAAGMAGAGAGAGARGGAAAGVEARARDPPPAHRAHPRHPRPAAQPSARRMDGASGGLGSGDNAPTTEALFVALGAGVTALSHPLLYVKLLIQVGHEPMPPTIGTNVLGRKVLYLPSFFTYAKYIVQVDGKIGLFRGLSPRLMSNALSTVTRGSMKKVFPPDEIEQVSNKDDMKTSLKKVVKETSYEMMMQCVSRMLAHPLHVISMRCMVQFVGREAKYSGVLSSIGKIFKEEGLLGFFVGLIPHLLGDVVFLWGCNLLAHFINAYLVDDSFSQALAIRSYTKFVMGIAVSMLTYPFLLVGDLMAVNNCGLQAGLPPYSPVFKSWIHCWKYLSVQGQLFRGSSLLFRRVSSGSCFALE, encoded by the exons ATGGGGGCTTCGGACCCGGAAGTGGCGCCCTGGGCTCGCGGCGGTGCCGCGGGGATGGCGGGAGCCGGAGCAGGAGCGGGAGCTCGCGGCGGAGCGGCGGCGGGGGTCGAGGCTCGGGCTCGCGATCCGCCGCCCGCGCACCGTGCACACCCGCGCCACCCTCGACCCGCGGCGCAGCCTTCCGCCCGCAGGATGGACGGCGCGTCCGGGGGCCTGGGCTCCGGGGACAACGCCCCGACCACCGAGGCTCTTTTCGTGGCGCTGGGCGCTGGTGTGACGGCGCTCAGCCACCCGCTACTCTATGTGAAGCTGCTCATCCAG GTGGGTCATGAGCCGATGCCCCCCACCATCGGGACCAATGTGCTGGGGAGGAAGGTCCTCTATCTGCCCAGCTTCTTCACCTATG CCAAGTACATCGTGCAGGTGGATGGGAAGATAGGGCTGTTCCGAGGCCTGAGCCCCCGACTGATGTCCAATGCCCTCTCCACTGTGACCCGGGGCAGTATGAAGAAG GTTTTCCCTCCGGATGAGATCGAGCAGGTCTCCAACAAGGACGACATGAAGACTTCCCTGAAGAAAGTGGTGAAGGAG ACCTCCTACGAGATGATGATGCAGTGCGTGTCCCGCATGCTGGCCCACCCCCTGCACG tcATCTCAATGCGCTGCATGGTCCAGTTTGTGGGACGGGAGGCCAAGTACAG CGGCGTGCTGAGCTCCATCGGGAAGATTTTCAAAGAGGAGGGGCTGCTGGGATTCTTTGT CGGCTTAATCCCTCACCTCCTTGGAGATGTGGTTTTCTTGTGGGGCTGTAACCTGCTGGCCCACTTCATCAATGCCTACCTGGTGGATGACAGC TTCAGCCAGGCCCTGGCCATCCGAAGCTATACCAAATTTGTGATGGGG ATTGCGGTGAGCATGCTGACCTACCCCTTCCTGCTGGTCGGTGACCTCATGGCTGTGAACAACTGCGG GCTGCAGGCCGGGCTCCCCCCGTATTCCCCCGTGTTCAAATCTTGGATCCACTGCTGGAAATACCTGAGTGTGCAG GGCCAGCTTTTCCGTGGCTCCAGCTTGCTTTTCCGCCGGGTGTCCTCAGGATCGTGTTTTGCCCTGGAGTAA
- the MTCH1 gene encoding mitochondrial carrier homolog 1 isoform X1, with product MGASDPEVAPWARGGAAGMAGAGAGAGARGGAAAGVEARARDPPPAHRAHPRHPRPAAQPSARRMDGASGGLGSGDNAPTTEALFVALGAGVTALSHPLLYVKLLIQVGHEPMPPTIGTNVLGRKVLYLPSFFTYAKYIVQVDGKIGLFRGLSPRLMSNALSTVTRGSMKKVFPPDEIEQVSNKDDMKTSLKKVVKETSYEMMMQCVSRMLAHPLHVISMRCMVQFVGREAKYSGVLSSIGKIFKEEGLLGFFVGLIPHLLGDVVFLWGCNLLAHFINAYLVDDSVSDTPGGLGNDQNPGSQFSQALAIRSYTKFVMGIAVSMLTYPFLLVGDLMAVNNCGLQAGLPPYSPVFKSWIHCWKYLSVQGQLFRGSSLLFRRVSSGSCFALE from the exons ATGGGGGCTTCGGACCCGGAAGTGGCGCCCTGGGCTCGCGGCGGTGCCGCGGGGATGGCGGGAGCCGGAGCAGGAGCGGGAGCTCGCGGCGGAGCGGCGGCGGGGGTCGAGGCTCGGGCTCGCGATCCGCCGCCCGCGCACCGTGCACACCCGCGCCACCCTCGACCCGCGGCGCAGCCTTCCGCCCGCAGGATGGACGGCGCGTCCGGGGGCCTGGGCTCCGGGGACAACGCCCCGACCACCGAGGCTCTTTTCGTGGCGCTGGGCGCTGGTGTGACGGCGCTCAGCCACCCGCTACTCTATGTGAAGCTGCTCATCCAG GTGGGTCATGAGCCGATGCCCCCCACCATCGGGACCAATGTGCTGGGGAGGAAGGTCCTCTATCTGCCCAGCTTCTTCACCTATG CCAAGTACATCGTGCAGGTGGATGGGAAGATAGGGCTGTTCCGAGGCCTGAGCCCCCGACTGATGTCCAATGCCCTCTCCACTGTGACCCGGGGCAGTATGAAGAAG GTTTTCCCTCCGGATGAGATCGAGCAGGTCTCCAACAAGGACGACATGAAGACTTCCCTGAAGAAAGTGGTGAAGGAG ACCTCCTACGAGATGATGATGCAGTGCGTGTCCCGCATGCTGGCCCACCCCCTGCACG tcATCTCAATGCGCTGCATGGTCCAGTTTGTGGGACGGGAGGCCAAGTACAG CGGCGTGCTGAGCTCCATCGGGAAGATTTTCAAAGAGGAGGGGCTGCTGGGATTCTTTGT CGGCTTAATCCCTCACCTCCTTGGAGATGTGGTTTTCTTGTGGGGCTGTAACCTGCTGGCCCACTTCATCAATGCCTACCTGGTGGATGACAGCGTGAGTGACACCCCAGGGGGGCTGGGAAACGACCAGAATCCAGGTTCCCAG TTCAGCCAGGCCCTGGCCATCCGAAGCTATACCAAATTTGTGATGGGG ATTGCGGTGAGCATGCTGACCTACCCCTTCCTGCTGGTCGGTGACCTCATGGCTGTGAACAACTGCGG GCTGCAGGCCGGGCTCCCCCCGTATTCCCCCGTGTTCAAATCTTGGATCCACTGCTGGAAATACCTGAGTGTGCAG GGCCAGCTTTTCCGTGGCTCCAGCTTGCTTTTCCGCCGGGTGTCCTCAGGATCGTGTTTTGCCCTGGAGTAA